A single Dermacentor variabilis isolate Ectoservices chromosome 9, ASM5094787v1, whole genome shotgun sequence DNA region contains:
- the LOC142557440 gene encoding uncharacterized protein LOC142557440, with amino-acid sequence MNSAAVIGRQLRQQNTGRAGAAGGSSLTAASARARAPSHCNLIPAQSQQLQQQQHQHAQQQQAHGASGAGASSQENKDEQGTRWTWSCVWEACKALSGGIFLLALGTAMCVVGFFAEDLATSPVPRQGNASAPAAAVSSPSTTSDGAATAAESQVATTLVVDRNREYHLHNLSFAGPAIMGLGGIFIVAACVLTFEAKERPHHQRVVPVDEKRPSAAEVLIPVLAKTPQGTHLTVPAVWTTNAAGASDDPGGPSEPPRTLVLPKKNSVTTTTTTATTTTTSSRSSAAPPTRNSGRGKRGSVAGSSGSSSIIAAAYAASRAGTKTARTSLSSTTTFLLSPRYEEQFLPSPADLQIQDPDGCDTPADESLASVSIELYARRYTRMPSTSSSPRHFASVESDGLSDSDDDDAVTSGGYAPAGAFEDQVVPLLGRCSPQDLVYLPPPPSSRSSHHRDGGGSKRFPLLRQSASNADGCSRGLNGRASADEMVPS; translated from the coding sequence ATGAATAGCGCGGCGGTCATCGGGCGCCAGCTACGCCAACAGAACACGGGTCGCGCGGGAGCCGCCGGCGGTTCGTCTCTCACGGCTGCCTCGGCGCGAGCTCGCGCCCCGTCCCACTGCAACCTGATCCCGGCGCAGTCTCAGCAgctccagcagcagcagcatcagcacgCTCAACAGCAGCAAGCGCACGGTGCCTCGGGCGCCGGAGCCTCGTCCCAGGAGAACAAGGACGAGCAAGGCACCCGGTGGACATGGAGCTGCGTGTGGGAGGCATGCAAGGCACTCTCGGGGGGCATCTTTCTACTGGCCTTGGGCACGGCCATGTGCGTGGTGGGCTTTTTCGCCGAAGATTTGGCCACGTCGCCCGTGCCACGCCAAGGCAACGCGTCGGCCCCGGCGGCGGCCGTCTCCTCGCCGTCGACCACGTCCGACGGCGCTGCGACCGCCGCTGAGTCGCAGGTGGCCACGACGCTTGTGGTGGATCGCAACCGCGAGTACCACCTGCACAACCTGTCGTTCGCGGGCCCCGCCATCATGGGCCTGGGCGGCATCTTCATCGTGGCCGCGTGCGTGCTCACCTTCGAGGCCAAGGAGCGGCCCCACCATCAGCGGGTCGTGCCCGTGGACGAGAAGAGGCCCTCCGCCGCAGAGGTACTCATCCCGGTGCTGGCCAAGACGCCCCAAGGCACTCACCTCACCGTGCCGGCCGTGTGGACCACGAATGCGGCCGGAGCCAGCGACGACCCGGGGGGGCCCTCGGAGCCGCCCCGGACGCTCGTGCTCCCGAAGAAGAACTCGGTCACCACGACCACGACTACGGCCACGACCACGACCACGTCGTCGCGCAGCAGCGCGGCGCCACCGACCAGGAACAGCGGCCGAGGCAAGAGGGGCAGCGTGGCCGGTAGCAGCGGAAGCAGTTCCATCATAGCCGCTGCCTACGCGGCCAGCAGGGCGGGGACGAAGACGGCCCGGACGTCGCTTTCGTCCACCACGACGTTCCTGCTGAGCCCGCGCTACGAAGAGCAGTTCCTGCCGTCGCCCGCGGACCTGCAGATCCAGGACCCGGACGGCTGTGACACGCCGGCCGACGAGTCGCTCGCCTCGGTCAGCATCGAACTGTACGCGCGGCGGTACACGAGGATGCCGTCGACCTCCTCGTCGCCGCGCCACTTCGCGTCTGTCGAGAGCGACGGTCTCTCGGActctgacgacgacgacgcggtGACGTCCGGCGGCTACGCGCCCGCGGGGGCCTTCGAAGACCAGGTGGTTCCGTTGCTGGGACGGTGCAGCCCGCAGGACTTGGTGTATTTGCCGCCCCCACCGTCGTCCCGGTCCTCGCACCACCGGGACGGCGGGGGTTCCAAGAGGTTCCCGCTCCTGCGGCAGTCGGCGTCCAACGCCGACGGCTGCAGTCGGGGCCTGAACGGCCGGGCTTCCGCCGACGAGATGGTGCCCAGCTAG